The Solanum lycopersicum chromosome 9, SLM_r2.1 genome window below encodes:
- the LOC101264971 gene encoding uncharacterized protein isoform X3: protein MEKKFLDQVLIMFKAINEFYLATFLCQQISRYFSDPQYYFQVNDQYVRNKLKVILFPFLHRGHWTRITEPVGGRLSYKPPIYDINAPDLYIPFMAFGTYVVLAGLSLGLQGRFSPEALSWLFIKGLVGWFLQVSLLKMTLLSLGSGEAPLLDIVSYAGYAFAGLSIALLGTIISNYSYYFLMPWTCLCMGIFLVKTMKRVLFAEVRTYDSSSHHYLLLFIALAQFPLLFWLGKISLSWFF from the exons AAATGAATTCTATCTTGCAACTTTTTTATGTCAACAGATAAGTAGATATTTTTCTGATCCCCAGTACTACTTCCAAGTGAATGACCAGTACGTGAGAAACAAACTGAAAGTTATCCTTTTCCCTTTCCTGCACAGA GGTCATTGGACAAGAATCACAGAGCCTGTTGGTGGCAGGCTATCCTATAAGCCCCCTATCTATGACATAAATGCTCCAGATTTATACATTCCATTTATGGCCTTTGGTACTTATGTTGTTCTTGCTGGTTTATCATTAGGTCTGCAGGGGAG GTTTAGTCCAGAAGCTCTGAGTTGGCTGTTTATCAAGGGATTGGTTGGCTGGTTTTTACAAGTTTCATTGCTGAAGATGACATTGTTGTCATTGGGTAGTGGAGAGGCTCCACTCCTTGACATTGTTTCATACGCAGGATATGCTTTTGCAGGATTGTCCATAGCTCTTTTGGGAACAATTATATCAAACTATTCTTACTACTTTTTGATGCCGTGGACATGCTTGTGCATGGGAATATTCTTGGTGAAGACGATGAAGAGAGTTCTCTTTGCAGAGGTGAGGACGTACGATTCAAGTAGCCATCACTATCTCCTATTGTTTATTGCTTTAGCTCAATTTCCTCTTCTCTTTTGGCTTGGGAAGATTAGCCTTAGTTGGTTCTTTTGA